Proteins encoded within one genomic window of Terriglobales bacterium:
- a CDS encoding Smr/MutS family protein: protein MKVVNLEQGMPTVEQARARLTDEMRAARREGIRLLKLIHGYGSSGTGGALRDGILGSLGRMKMQREIQDFVAGEDWRIANEITWALIKVHPELRNDPDLSRGNRGISVVVL, encoded by the coding sequence ATGAAGGTTGTCAACCTGGAACAAGGAATGCCAACCGTAGAGCAAGCTCGCGCTCGCCTCACTGACGAGATGCGCGCCGCACGCCGCGAGGGCATACGGCTTCTGAAGCTGATTCACGGCTACGGTTCAAGTGGCACAGGCGGGGCGTTGCGCGACGGTATTCTGGGATCTCTGGGACGGATGAAAATGCAGCGCGAAATCCAGGATTTCGTCGCTGGCGAAGACTGGCGCATTGCTAATGAAATCACCTGGGCCTTGATCAAAGTTCATCCTGAACTCAGGAACGATCCAGACTTGAGCCGTGGAAACAGGGGGATCAGTGTTGTCGTGCTGTGA
- a CDS encoding DinB family protein → MIAQPFPQLDEIARITDQLKRAFDGEAWHGDSVMEILADVDAKTAAARPIPGAHSIWEIVNHVSAWEEALRHRVLGEPKELEGEQDWPPVKDSSAAEWKKTVETLRKRHDALVQAVAALPDYKLLAAAPGRDHDYYHMLHGTVQHELYHAGQIALLKKIRK, encoded by the coding sequence ATGATTGCCCAGCCATTTCCTCAACTCGACGAAATCGCCCGAATAACAGACCAACTCAAACGCGCCTTTGACGGCGAAGCCTGGCACGGAGACTCAGTAATGGAAATTCTGGCCGATGTGGATGCCAAGACCGCTGCGGCAAGACCGATTCCCGGCGCACACAGCATTTGGGAGATTGTGAATCACGTTAGTGCATGGGAAGAAGCCCTTCGCCACAGAGTTCTGGGGGAACCTAAAGAACTCGAAGGGGAACAGGACTGGCCTCCGGTGAAAGACAGCAGTGCTGCGGAGTGGAAAAAGACGGTCGAAACGCTCAGGAAACGCCACGATGCATTGGTACAAGCAGTGGCCGCATTGCCAGATTACAAGCTATTGGCGGCTGCCCCGGGACGGGACCACGACTACTACCATATGCTGCATGGAACCGTGCAGCATGAGCTTTATCACGCTGGACAAATTGCCCTGCTGAAAAAGATTCGGAAGTAG
- the tatA gene encoding twin-arginine translocase TatA/TatE family subunit, protein MPGKLGIPELLIIAAIALIIFGPSKLADLGKGLGEGIRNFKSSMKDGETPPADKK, encoded by the coding sequence ATGCCTGGTAAATTAGGTATCCCCGAACTCCTCATCATTGCGGCCATTGCGCTGATCATCTTTGGTCCCAGTAAGCTGGCCGACCTTGGCAAAGGCCTAGGCGAAGGTATCCGCAATTTCAAGTCTTCGATGAAAGATGGCGAGACGCCGCCTGCAGATAAGAAGTAA
- the lpxA gene encoding acyl-ACP--UDP-N-acetylglucosamine O-acyltransferase — MSRFRTTTEETSRPARLSVGPQIHSTAIVDPEARIAASCRIGPYCVIGADVEMGQDCELMSHVVLEGPTTLGDNNRIFPFASIGLPPQDLKYAGERTRLEIGDHNVIREFVTLHRGTAAGGGVTRIGNHILIMAYAHVAHDCFVGDHVIMANAATLAGHVNIAEWATVGAFSAVHQFTSVGPHAYIGGGTIVTKDVLPFSKTVAARDAHAYGVNAVGLERRGFSRERIRKIHHAFKLLLASKLNTSQALQKLKAEKDSNEDIRMLIRFIESSERGIIK; from the coding sequence GTGTCTAGATTCCGGACTACTACTGAAGAAACCTCTCGTCCTGCGCGGTTATCTGTTGGCCCGCAGATTCATTCCACTGCCATTGTTGATCCCGAGGCAAGAATCGCCGCCTCTTGCCGGATTGGCCCCTACTGCGTCATTGGAGCGGACGTAGAGATGGGCCAGGACTGCGAGTTGATGTCGCACGTCGTGCTTGAAGGCCCCACCACTCTTGGGGACAATAATCGAATTTTTCCGTTTGCTTCTATCGGACTGCCTCCACAAGACCTGAAGTATGCCGGTGAAAGAACCCGGCTCGAGATCGGGGATCACAATGTGATTCGCGAGTTCGTCACTCTGCATCGGGGCACGGCCGCGGGTGGTGGGGTAACGCGCATTGGCAATCACATCCTGATCATGGCGTATGCCCATGTGGCGCATGACTGCTTTGTTGGCGACCATGTAATCATGGCAAACGCTGCCACGCTCGCCGGGCATGTCAACATTGCGGAGTGGGCCACGGTTGGAGCTTTTTCTGCCGTACATCAGTTCACTTCGGTTGGGCCGCATGCTTATATAGGTGGCGGCACGATTGTGACCAAAGACGTACTTCCGTTCTCCAAGACGGTCGCCGCGCGCGACGCCCATGCCTACGGGGTGAATGCCGTCGGTTTGGAACGCCGCGGTTTCAGCCGCGAACGTATTCGCAAGATCCACCACGCCTTCAAACTCCTGCTCGCCTCTAAGCTCAATACCTCACAAGCACTGCAAAAACTTAAGGCAGAAAAAGACTCCAACGAAGACATTCGCATGTTGATTCGTTTTATCGAGAGCTCGGAGCGCGGGATTATTAAATAG
- a CDS encoding glycoside hydrolase family 3 protein, with product MNILILSLFVSSATAKEKYQQPRPVRLDHDGEKWAQKALKKMPLEEKVGQLFMVWARVRFMNVASPDYLQLREQINKYHVGGFAVSVPAEGGFVYKNEPYEAAVLLNQLQQDSKLPLIFAADFERGLSMRLYGTTVFPHAMAFGADRRPEDAEAFGRITADEARAVGVQWNFFPDADVNSNPANPIINTRSFGEDPKQVGDLLAAYIHGAREDGMMTTAKHFPGHGDTDTDSHLGLARVGGDLNRLQSVELPPFRRAIASGVDSIMVAHVSAPALEPDPNRVATTSPAVVSDLLQKQLGFKGIVVTDAMDMGALTRLYANDIGRGAVDALKAGNDLILIPVDLDASYNAVLKAVRSGEIPEARIDASVLKLLQAKASVGLDKARLVDINHLTTVIGKPENLALGQQIADRAVTLVRDNGQVLPMKATVAPNLGTTGAKLPYQPTVEVTNRVVVVIFSDDMRSESGRLFEREFRARVPEAHIFYVDSRTAGPMTDEIITAVDQADAVVLPLYVVPTAGKAISAAGAVKNSVELPDSTGSLLARILTHAGPKTAVLAMGNPYLAADFPRIENYLCTFSNATVSELSAVKALFGEIPISGRLPVSIPGIAQRGTGIDRPVRAAGEGQHAIQGQLR from the coding sequence ATGAACATTCTGATTCTGTCGCTATTCGTGTCTTCGGCGACGGCAAAAGAAAAGTACCAGCAACCAAGGCCGGTCCGCCTCGACCACGATGGCGAAAAGTGGGCGCAAAAAGCCTTGAAGAAAATGCCGCTCGAGGAAAAGGTCGGGCAGCTCTTTATGGTGTGGGCACGCGTTCGCTTTATGAACGTTGCCAGTCCCGACTATCTTCAGCTTCGCGAACAGATAAACAAGTACCACGTCGGCGGATTTGCCGTGAGCGTCCCCGCTGAGGGCGGCTTTGTTTACAAAAACGAGCCGTACGAAGCTGCCGTCCTGTTGAACCAACTACAGCAGGACTCCAAATTGCCGCTGATCTTCGCCGCAGATTTTGAACGTGGGCTCTCCATGCGCCTGTACGGCACAACCGTATTCCCTCATGCTATGGCATTCGGAGCAGACCGCCGGCCCGAAGATGCTGAAGCCTTCGGGCGAATCACGGCCGATGAAGCACGTGCCGTCGGAGTGCAGTGGAATTTTTTCCCCGACGCCGACGTTAATTCCAACCCGGCCAATCCGATCATCAATACACGGTCTTTCGGCGAAGATCCCAAGCAGGTCGGCGACCTTCTAGCTGCGTACATTCACGGCGCGCGAGAAGACGGCATGATGACCACGGCCAAGCACTTCCCCGGGCACGGAGATACGGATACTGACTCTCATCTCGGGCTTGCACGCGTAGGCGGAGATCTCAACCGATTGCAGTCGGTGGAACTGCCTCCTTTCCGCAGGGCAATTGCCTCGGGAGTGGATTCCATTATGGTGGCGCACGTATCCGCGCCGGCGCTTGAGCCAGACCCCAACCGCGTAGCCACCACCTCTCCAGCCGTGGTATCGGACTTGCTTCAGAAGCAACTCGGATTCAAAGGCATCGTGGTCACCGATGCCATGGACATGGGCGCTCTCACCCGGCTTTATGCTAACGATATCGGGAGAGGCGCGGTGGATGCTCTGAAGGCCGGTAACGACCTGATACTTATTCCGGTTGATCTCGATGCCTCTTACAACGCCGTCCTGAAGGCAGTACGCAGTGGCGAAATTCCAGAAGCGCGAATTGACGCCTCTGTATTGAAACTGCTCCAAGCCAAAGCCTCAGTTGGCTTAGACAAGGCTCGGCTGGTGGACATCAACCATCTGACCACGGTTATTGGAAAACCTGAAAACCTGGCCCTGGGTCAACAGATCGCTGACCGGGCCGTGACCCTGGTCAGGGACAACGGGCAAGTACTCCCGATGAAAGCGACGGTTGCGCCGAATCTGGGAACCACCGGCGCCAAACTTCCGTATCAACCAACAGTAGAGGTGACTAACCGGGTAGTGGTCGTGATCTTTTCGGATGACATGCGCAGCGAGTCGGGGCGGCTGTTTGAGCGTGAATTCCGCGCGCGCGTACCGGAAGCCCACATCTTCTATGTTGATTCGCGCACAGCTGGACCTATGACCGATGAGATCATCACCGCCGTGGACCAAGCCGATGCCGTGGTCCTGCCGCTCTATGTTGTGCCCACAGCAGGTAAAGCCATATCAGCAGCAGGAGCAGTCAAGAACTCGGTAGAGTTGCCAGACTCCACCGGGAGTCTGCTGGCACGAATACTGACTCATGCTGGGCCGAAAACAGCCGTTCTCGCCATGGGGAACCCTTATCTCGCGGCAGACTTCCCTAGAATCGAGAATTATCTGTGTACCTTTTCCAATGCTACGGTTTCAGAGCTCAGCGCCGTCAAAGCGCTATTCGGAGAAATACCAATTTCTGGTCGCCTGCCCGTAAGCATTCCCGGAATTGCCCAGCGTGGTACCGGGATTGACCGTCCGGTGCGGGCTGCAGGGGAGGGCCAACATGCCATCCAGGGGCAACTTAGGTAA
- the fabZ gene encoding 3-hydroxyacyl-ACP dehydratase FabZ: MQTGHPVAPATKGFEQKTTLDINEIQRILPHRYPFLLIDRVVDLTRKQRIVAIKNVSANEPYFAGHFPGLPIMPGVLIVEAMAQAGGALLLTEVADRQEKLMVFTGIERARFRRPVVPGDELRIEVEVLAWRRTAVRMGGKAYVADTLAAEATISCQLMDRSRAEAVGGGNSPSNDGVQESEQDE, encoded by the coding sequence ATGCAAACCGGCCATCCGGTCGCCCCGGCAACAAAGGGCTTCGAGCAGAAGACCACACTGGACATTAATGAGATCCAGCGCATTCTGCCGCATCGGTATCCCTTTTTGCTGATTGATCGTGTCGTGGACCTCACACGCAAGCAGCGCATTGTGGCCATTAAGAACGTGAGTGCCAACGAACCGTATTTTGCCGGGCACTTTCCGGGACTGCCCATTATGCCGGGCGTGCTCATCGTAGAAGCTATGGCCCAGGCTGGCGGAGCATTGCTGCTCACCGAAGTTGCCGATCGCCAGGAGAAGCTCATGGTGTTTACTGGGATCGAGCGTGCCCGCTTTCGACGTCCGGTGGTGCCCGGCGACGAGTTGCGGATCGAAGTGGAAGTGCTGGCGTGGCGGCGGACAGCCGTGCGCATGGGGGGCAAAGCTTACGTGGCCGACACTCTGGCCGCGGAGGCGACCATTAGCTGCCAGCTTATGGATCGGTCGCGCGCCGAGGCTGTTGGCGGGGGTAACTCTCCATCGAACGACGGCGTGCAGGAGTCGGAACAGGATGAATAA
- a CDS encoding M20 family metallopeptidase has translation MPRKSARISTARDPQNGQAIARLERMTEGRAAIIETTCRLVEHESPSDNKPAVDHLGEYLAGEFEGLGARVIVHRQHEFGNHIQADFAGRSSRQPLLLLGHYDTVWPLGTLAKMPCRVADGRIWGPGSLDMKAGIALIMHSIAALRESGGLPRPVSVLVTTDEEVGSESSRAIIERLALQSAGVLVLEPAQGLKGAVKTARKGVGDYRLNVRGRAAHAGVDFEKGHSAIVELARQIAVIHALNGLKPGLTLNVGVVQGGTRTNVIAAEASAEIDVRIARKADAGFVDRKLRSLRPVDRECNLEITGGINRPPMERTKGVASLYQTASGLAKRLDWKLQEASTGGGSDGNFTAGLGVPTLDGLGAVGEGAHAVNESVVIAELPRRAALLAMLIEAI, from the coding sequence ATGCCACGAAAATCAGCCAGAATCAGCACCGCTCGTGATCCCCAAAATGGTCAGGCTATCGCTCGGCTAGAGCGAATGACAGAAGGTCGAGCCGCGATCATTGAGACTACTTGCCGGCTCGTTGAGCACGAATCGCCAAGCGACAATAAGCCCGCCGTTGATCATCTGGGCGAATATCTGGCCGGTGAATTCGAAGGGCTTGGAGCGCGAGTCATCGTCCACCGGCAGCACGAGTTTGGTAACCATATTCAAGCTGATTTTGCGGGCCGCAGCTCACGGCAGCCGCTGCTCCTGCTCGGACATTACGACACCGTCTGGCCGCTGGGCACTCTGGCCAAAATGCCGTGCCGCGTGGCTGATGGCCGCATCTGGGGCCCGGGCTCGCTCGATATGAAAGCCGGTATCGCTCTCATCATGCACTCCATTGCGGCGCTACGGGAGAGCGGCGGCCTGCCACGGCCAGTGTCTGTGTTGGTGACCACGGATGAAGAAGTGGGCAGCGAATCATCGCGTGCCATTATCGAGCGCCTGGCGCTCCAGTCTGCGGGGGTGCTGGTATTGGAGCCTGCCCAGGGATTGAAGGGCGCGGTCAAGACAGCGCGCAAAGGCGTGGGAGATTATCGGCTGAATGTCCGCGGCCGGGCCGCGCACGCGGGTGTGGATTTTGAAAAGGGACATAGCGCCATCGTCGAACTTGCCCGGCAAATAGCCGTGATCCACGCCTTAAATGGCCTGAAACCGGGTCTCACGCTGAATGTCGGGGTCGTCCAGGGAGGAACCCGCACCAACGTGATCGCGGCCGAAGCTTCTGCTGAAATTGATGTGCGCATTGCCCGCAAGGCGGATGCTGGCTTTGTTGATCGCAAATTGCGTTCCCTTCGTCCGGTGGATCGAGAATGCAACCTCGAAATCACCGGCGGGATCAATCGTCCGCCCATGGAGCGAACCAAGGGAGTGGCCTCCCTCTACCAGACCGCATCTGGCCTGGCCAAGCGGCTTGACTGGAAGTTACAAGAGGCTTCCACCGGCGGCGGCTCTGACGGGAACTTCACCGCAGGCTTGGGAGTGCCTACGCTGGATGGCCTGGGAGCGGTGGGCGAAGGCGCGCACGCTGTGAACGAGTCGGTGGTTATTGCCGAACTTCCCCGGCGCGCTGCTCTGCTGGCGATGTTAATTGAAGCTATTTAA
- the lpxI gene encoding UDP-2,3-diacylglucosamine diphosphatase LpxI (LpxI, functionally equivalent to LpxH, replaces it in LPS biosynthesis in a minority of bacteria.) produces MEKIGLIAGNGRFPLLVLDAARARGAEVVVAAIKEETFPEIESHGASAVHWMSLGELSRLIDTFKREGIQRAIMAGQVKHRQIFSSIRPDWRLAKLLLSLRTRNTDALLGAVAKVLADEGITLEDSTQFLAPLLARPGVLSRRSPTPAELQDINYGREIARQLSQFDIGQTVVIAEAACVAVEAMEGTDAAIERAGRIMATLDGSGSTLRRDLTVVKVAKPNQDMRFDVPVVGIKTIDVMREAGATCLGINAGKCLLLEGDQIISAADQAGISIVASTLDEQPEEKSE; encoded by the coding sequence ATGGAAAAAATCGGCCTTATCGCGGGTAACGGACGTTTCCCCCTCCTGGTGCTCGACGCGGCCCGTGCCCGCGGTGCCGAAGTAGTCGTCGCCGCGATCAAAGAAGAGACCTTTCCGGAAATTGAATCCCACGGCGCTTCGGCTGTGCATTGGATGTCCCTGGGCGAACTCTCCCGGCTTATTGATACTTTTAAACGTGAAGGGATACAGCGCGCGATCATGGCGGGGCAGGTCAAGCACCGTCAAATCTTTTCCAGCATTCGCCCCGACTGGCGCCTCGCCAAGCTTTTGCTCTCCTTACGGACGCGGAACACGGATGCTCTTCTGGGAGCGGTAGCCAAAGTGCTCGCCGACGAAGGCATCACGCTCGAAGATTCCACTCAGTTCCTCGCGCCACTTCTCGCCCGGCCCGGAGTGCTCAGCCGCCGCAGCCCGACGCCGGCAGAACTCCAGGACATCAATTACGGCCGCGAGATAGCACGCCAGCTATCGCAATTTGATATCGGCCAGACGGTGGTCATTGCCGAAGCGGCATGCGTGGCAGTAGAGGCCATGGAAGGCACCGATGCGGCGATTGAGCGCGCTGGCCGAATCATGGCCACGCTTGACGGCAGCGGCTCAACTTTACGCCGCGACCTTACCGTTGTGAAGGTCGCCAAGCCGAATCAGGATATGCGCTTCGACGTCCCCGTCGTCGGCATCAAGACTATTGACGTGATGCGAGAGGCCGGGGCGACCTGTCTCGGAATTAATGCCGGCAAATGCCTGCTGCTCGAGGGAGATCAGATTATTTCCGCCGCTGACCAGGCCGGCATTAGCATCGTCGCCAGCACCTTGGACGAACAACCGGAGGAGAAGAGCGAATGA
- a CDS encoding Gfo/Idh/MocA family oxidoreductase — protein MSTDSINVAVIGAGAFGRNHARVYHELQQSGAPVRLTAIVDTDAARGSALAKLYPGAEAVSSLQELLRRGGFQAASVAVPTVEHVKVATALLEAGVDVLIEKPLASTLGEADELIQVAQRTRRIAQVGHLERFNPAIRATIPLLTRPMFFEVHRLSVFSPRSLDVDVVLDLMIHDLDVVLSFANSPIKEIRAVGLPVISGKVDIANVRMEFESGCVANFTASRVSTERVRKLRFFQPKQYISIDYTRQDVVVFTVPGEPDAMAAMRAIQQDTPGTGPSGQSPIYGSQIQITKPPITGEEPLKAELRSFLHAVRSRTKPVIPLEDGRRALAAALDVLATIREHNQRTKLDALHAMRP, from the coding sequence TTGAGCACTGATTCGATCAACGTCGCCGTTATCGGGGCTGGAGCTTTCGGACGCAACCACGCCCGCGTGTACCACGAGCTTCAGCAATCGGGCGCGCCCGTCCGGCTAACGGCAATTGTTGATACCGACGCCGCACGCGGCTCCGCTCTCGCCAAGCTCTATCCCGGAGCGGAGGCGGTCAGCTCCTTGCAGGAACTGTTGCGGCGCGGCGGGTTTCAGGCCGCTTCTGTGGCTGTGCCCACGGTCGAGCACGTCAAAGTCGCCACGGCTTTGCTGGAGGCCGGGGTTGACGTCTTGATTGAAAAACCTCTCGCTTCCACTCTTGGTGAAGCAGACGAACTCATTCAGGTAGCTCAGCGCACGAGACGCATTGCCCAGGTCGGACACCTTGAGCGTTTCAATCCGGCGATTCGGGCCACGATTCCCTTGCTGACTCGGCCTATGTTTTTCGAAGTGCATCGCCTGAGCGTCTTCAGCCCGCGGTCCCTGGATGTGGATGTGGTCCTGGACCTCATGATTCACGATCTTGATGTTGTGCTCTCTTTCGCGAATTCGCCCATAAAAGAAATACGGGCCGTCGGCCTCCCGGTTATTTCCGGCAAGGTGGACATCGCCAACGTGCGTATGGAATTCGAGTCTGGTTGCGTGGCTAACTTCACGGCCAGCCGGGTGAGCACAGAGCGGGTCCGTAAACTGCGTTTCTTCCAGCCGAAGCAATACATTTCCATTGATTACACCCGGCAGGACGTTGTGGTGTTCACCGTTCCAGGGGAGCCCGACGCGATGGCTGCGATGAGGGCAATACAACAAGACACCCCCGGGACCGGCCCCTCGGGCCAATCACCCATTTATGGGTCGCAAATCCAGATTACCAAGCCGCCAATTACGGGTGAGGAACCATTGAAAGCAGAATTGCGCTCCTTCCTGCACGCCGTCCGCAGCCGGACAAAGCCCGTGATTCCGCTCGAAGACGGCCGTCGTGCTCTGGCTGCCGCTCTCGACGTTCTCGCCACCATTCGCGAGCACAACCAGCGGACGAAGCTGGACGCGCTGCACGCCATGCGTCCCTGA
- a CDS encoding Ig domain-containing protein: MAQTLIPRLSGRIGLFCFGVILLSNFAMGQAVPQDEPLDKPAAALRITSESLPEPVLQQAYYFQFSAAGGTPPLTWKVAKGTLPPGLELEADTGVIAGMPTSQGEFSFTLRVSDSGTPAQSHTRDFSVQVAPPFLLEWVRMPALGGNTISGAVKVANASKDVYDLTVIILAVNEIGKAFALGYQHFTLAQNKGQEIPFDSSLPQGTYIVHADAVAEIAPKNLIRRARLETPTPLVVSSGP, from the coding sequence ATGGCGCAAACCCTCATTCCGCGGCTCAGTGGTCGCATCGGGCTGTTTTGTTTCGGTGTAATTTTGCTCTCTAACTTTGCGATGGGGCAGGCCGTCCCCCAGGACGAACCACTCGACAAGCCTGCTGCGGCGTTGCGAATCACTTCCGAGTCCTTGCCCGAGCCCGTTCTTCAGCAGGCCTACTACTTCCAATTCTCTGCGGCAGGAGGTACGCCACCCCTGACTTGGAAGGTAGCGAAAGGCACTTTGCCACCGGGCCTGGAACTGGAGGCAGATACCGGTGTCATCGCCGGAATGCCCACCAGCCAAGGCGAATTCAGTTTTACGTTGCGGGTGAGCGATTCCGGCACGCCAGCGCAATCGCACACGCGTGATTTTTCTGTTCAAGTCGCTCCACCTTTTCTGCTTGAGTGGGTCCGGATGCCCGCACTGGGGGGAAACACAATTTCAGGCGCCGTCAAAGTGGCGAATGCCAGCAAGGATGTCTACGACCTGACCGTGATTATTCTGGCCGTGAATGAAATCGGAAAAGCGTTCGCACTTGGCTATCAACACTTTACGTTGGCGCAAAATAAGGGCCAGGAAATACCATTTGACAGCAGCCTCCCGCAGGGAACATACATCGTGCACGCGGATGCAGTCGCCGAGATCGCACCCAAGAACCTTATTCGCCGCGCGCGGCTTGAGACTCCCACTCCCCTGGTTGTAAGTTCTGGCCCCTAG
- a CDS encoding TonB family protein, translating to MPITEIPPKNPVRSAPTSGNNGSAYDRDSRRRTVDAPVLLIQLQDDLSRSRLREAFWISLIVHLLLVIGVVNAPRLFPQRSFALVTPGDLMKQRELTYLEMPPDAEKNIAKPNTDIISDKNRIAKSRQPALDRKELKKILDSGRAGAPGRSGAPTPASPPPSPAAVQGSESAQQNAQPQPPPVNNNQTARLEPPPVAKAPQPFSGSMSAGSAIEQAARAAAANRQAGFGGSGGDYGLGLGNPRSNISSNVDVVSDTMGVDFGPYLSRVLHDVRINWYNLIPEVARAPLMKKGKVSIEFAIMKDGRIQGLKLIAPSGDISLDRAALGGITGSNPFPPLPGEFAGPYLALRFHFFYNPDKNDLR from the coding sequence ATGCCGATAACGGAAATCCCGCCGAAAAATCCCGTCCGCTCAGCTCCCACCTCAGGGAATAATGGGAGCGCCTATGACCGCGACTCCCGGCGCAGAACCGTAGACGCTCCCGTCCTGCTGATTCAGCTCCAGGATGATTTGTCGCGCTCGCGGCTGCGCGAAGCTTTTTGGATTTCCTTGATCGTGCACCTGCTGCTGGTGATTGGAGTCGTGAATGCTCCGCGCCTGTTTCCTCAACGCAGCTTCGCATTGGTCACTCCCGGCGACCTGATGAAACAACGCGAGCTCACTTATTTGGAAATGCCTCCCGACGCGGAGAAGAATATTGCGAAGCCGAATACCGATATCATCTCTGACAAAAATCGCATTGCGAAGTCGCGGCAGCCCGCTCTCGATCGAAAGGAACTGAAGAAAATTCTGGATAGCGGGCGCGCGGGCGCCCCTGGACGCAGCGGAGCACCCACTCCAGCATCTCCTCCGCCCAGCCCTGCGGCAGTGCAAGGCAGTGAGAGCGCCCAGCAGAATGCGCAACCGCAGCCACCTCCTGTGAATAACAATCAGACGGCCAGGCTGGAGCCGCCCCCAGTTGCTAAGGCGCCCCAACCGTTCTCAGGCTCGATGTCGGCGGGCTCCGCTATTGAGCAGGCGGCACGTGCGGCGGCCGCCAACCGCCAGGCTGGATTTGGGGGCTCAGGCGGCGATTATGGCTTGGGCTTGGGAAATCCTCGCAGTAACATTTCGAGCAACGTTGATGTGGTCAGCGATACTATGGGGGTTGACTTCGGCCCTTACCTGTCGCGGGTGCTGCACGACGTTCGCATCAACTGGTATAACCTCATCCCCGAGGTAGCCCGCGCACCCCTGATGAAGAAGGGGAAAGTCTCCATTGAGTTTGCCATCATGAAAGATGGCCGTATTCAGGGGCTGAAATTAATCGCTCCCTCCGGAGACATCTCTCTTGACCGCGCCGCGCTGGGCGGTATAACCGGCTCTAACCCTTTCCCCCCGTTGCCAGGCGAGTTCGCCGGGCCGTATCTCGCCCTGCGTTTCCATTTTTTCTATAACCCTGACAAAAACGATCTGCGCTAG
- the miaA gene encoding tRNA (adenosine(37)-N6)-dimethylallyltransferase MiaA — protein sequence MQSFVIATTFPGARTEVCPQRAISITANSVEKKLPLLVVILGPTGSGKTALSLAVAESFGGEIVSCDSVALYRDFDIGTAKPAPEERIRVPHHLFDVASPTQQVTAGEYARMARGVLAEIESRHKLPIVVGGTGLYLRALLQGLFPGPRRSEELRRRLRARSQKRGSAYLHRLLSRLDTAAAANIHPNDAPKLIRAIEVCLASRVPMTELWKEGRAPLENFAVLRIGLNPERTALYERLNGRAKRMFDAGLMEETKRLLERYGDTAWPLASTGYRQAVQLIRGEINLEAAITATQQAHRNYAKRQMTWFRREPEVHWLEGFGDDPTLQEQAIQLMQQELTARQH from the coding sequence TTGCAATCATTCGTTATCGCCACAACATTCCCTGGGGCGCGCACTGAAGTGTGCCCGCAGCGCGCAATTTCAATCACCGCGAACTCGGTCGAGAAGAAGCTTCCGCTGCTCGTAGTCATTCTCGGCCCCACCGGCAGCGGCAAGACTGCCCTCTCCCTGGCAGTGGCGGAGAGCTTCGGAGGCGAGATCGTTAGTTGCGATTCGGTGGCTCTTTATCGCGATTTCGATATCGGCACTGCTAAACCCGCGCCGGAAGAACGGATCCGGGTCCCACATCATCTCTTCGATGTTGCGTCTCCCACCCAGCAAGTCACCGCCGGAGAATACGCGCGCATGGCACGCGGCGTTCTCGCAGAGATCGAGTCAAGACACAAGCTGCCGATTGTCGTGGGCGGCACCGGACTTTATTTGCGCGCGTTGCTGCAAGGATTATTTCCTGGCCCTCGGCGCTCAGAAGAGTTGCGACGGCGGCTACGAGCTCGCTCTCAGAAACGAGGTTCGGCATACCTGCATCGTCTCCTCAGCCGTCTGGACACCGCGGCGGCAGCCAACATCCATCCCAATGACGCGCCAAAATTAATTCGTGCCATCGAAGTGTGCCTCGCCTCGCGGGTACCGATGACCGAGCTTTGGAAGGAAGGCCGCGCTCCGTTAGAGAATTTTGCCGTGTTGCGGATTGGCCTCAATCCCGAGCGAACTGCGCTTTATGAGCGGCTCAATGGGCGGGCGAAGAGGATGTTTGACGCTGGTTTGATGGAAGAAACCAAGCGTCTTCTGGAAAGGTATGGCGATACTGCCTGGCCGCTCGCCTCCACCGGATACCGCCAGGCGGTGCAGCTCATTCGCGGCGAAATTAACTTGGAAGCAGCCATCACGGCCACGCAGCAGGCCCACCGCAACTACGCCAAACGTCAGATGACCTGGTTCCGGCGAGAGCCCGAGGTTCACTGGTTGGAAGGCTTTGGAGACGACCCAACCCTGCAAGAGCAGGCAATCCAACTAATGCAACAAGAACTCACAGCACGACAACACTGA